One genomic window of Amphiura filiformis chromosome 3, Afil_fr2py, whole genome shotgun sequence includes the following:
- the LOC140148035 gene encoding uncharacterized protein isoform X3: MKMNLVVMVVGVFIMVCNADDSKTEDCIALCSQCVEVSDTLAHMGCTKHCEELTQEDDGKITCSKLTARNKGTPSLENEINAHNARLSELFESGDYSAMVEELHTDDTVYVIPGQAPRFGKEDFQQAWIDWSEANPTINRVSLTTTAFGENNGKIWADGIVNNYQEDALVGLEQYMRVYKRVNGTLLIYIHIEWDGKTGAPSM, encoded by the exons ATGAAGATGAATCTGGTCGTCATGGTTGTTGGTGTTTTCATCATGGTTTGCAATGCTGATGATTCGAAGACGGAGGACTGCATCGCTCTCTGTAGTCAATGCGTTGAGGTCTCCGATACACTTGCCCATATGGGATGCACTAAGCATTGTGAGGAACTTACGCAGGAGGATGATGGTAAAATTACGTGTTCAAAATTGACAG CACGGAACAAAGGTACCCCTTCTCTTGAAAATGAAATCAATGCACATAATGCGAGACTATCAGAATTGTTTGAAAGTGGTGATTATTCTGCGATGGTAGAAGAGTTACACACTGACGATACTGTATACGTAATTCCTGGGCAAGCGCCTAGATTTGGTAAAGAAG ATTTTCAACAGGCTTGGAtcgattggtcagaagccaatccCACTATAAATCGGGTATCATTGACAACTACAGCATTCGGTGAGAACAACGGAAAGATTTGGGCGGATGGTATCGTAAATAACTACCAAGAAGACGCCCTTGTTGGTCTCGAACA GTATATGCGTGTTTACAAACGCGTCAATGGAACTCTGCTCATTTACATCCACATAGAATGGGATGGAAAAACAGGTGCACCCtctatgtaa